From the Pomacea canaliculata isolate SZHN2017 linkage group LG4, ASM307304v1, whole genome shotgun sequence genome, one window contains:
- the LOC112563100 gene encoding metalloprotease mig-17-like → MRTYFTYIAASMSNIYKNINKIDSSIDVVPLITNFVVLTTPQASSFSESLTTSSGSIQGKAFLDSFTKWIPRQTSIKASDHYMAFTGSELTSAVGVANMAAACRGSVAVSVVQDQMQASVANTAAHELGHSLSAAHDGDAGCDNAKHYLMAPMLVVPPKDSPKQHLHLLHLQHQLHQALFEHANLHTSSRHDGHRCVCPSSQRTVHQQPGSSMSNGPE, encoded by the exons ATGAGAACATACTTCACTTACATTGCAGCCTcg ATGAGCAACAtctacaaaaatatcaacaaaatagACAGCAGCATTGATGTCGTGCCGCTTATTACCAATTTCGTCGTTCTCACG ACACCTCAAGCGTCCAGCTTCTCGGAGTCATTGACGACCAGCTCTGGCTCTATTCAGGGAAAAGCCTTCCTAGACTCCTTTACAAAATGGATTCCAAGACAGACGAGCATCAAAGCAAGTGACCATTACATGGCGTTCACAGG GTCTGAACTTACTTCAGCGGTTG GTGTCGCAAACATGGCAGCCGCGTGCAGGGGCAGTGTGGCGGTGTCTGTGGTGCAAGACCAAATGCAGGCTAGTGTGGCCAACACTGCTGCCCACGAGCTCGGACACAG CCTCAGTGCTGCCCACGACGGCGACGCTGGCTGCGACAACGCCAAGCACTACCTCATGGCGCCCATGCTTGTCGTACCCCCGAAGGACTCCCCTAAGCAACATCTTCACCTTCTCCACCTGCAGCATCAGCTCCATCAAGCGCTATTtgagcat GCAAACTTGCACACGTCCAGCCGCCACGACGGCCACAGGTGTGTTTGCCCAAGCAGCCAACGGACAGTTCATCAGCAACCCGGATCTTCAATGTCAAATGGCCCTGAATAA